Proteins from a single region of Candidatus Eisenbacteria bacterium:
- a CDS encoding MbcA/ParS/Xre antitoxin family protein, giving the protein MPQTQSDKTGDVTPAALRPHPAERKRKSAPALRAFFSIADKWGLDAKDRLGLLGWPSKSTLYNWKTATDVTLPYDVLVRLSLVLGIYKALHILYPDADFAHRWMKLPNRNVLFGGRSPVDHAVRGGTIGLYDVRRLLDARRGGWN; this is encoded by the coding sequence ATGCCGCAGACGCAGAGTGACAAGACCGGCGACGTCACCCCCGCCGCCCTCCGCCCCCACCCCGCCGAGCGCAAGCGCAAGTCCGCCCCAGCTCTGCGCGCCTTCTTCAGCATCGCCGACAAGTGGGGGCTCGATGCGAAGGATCGGCTCGGGCTTCTCGGCTGGCCGAGCAAGTCCACCCTGTACAACTGGAAGACCGCGACCGACGTCACGCTTCCCTACGACGTGCTCGTGCGGCTCTCCCTGGTCCTCGGCATCTACAAGGCGCTGCACATCCTCTACCCGGACGCCGATTTCGCGCACCGGTGGATGAAGCTGCCGAACCGCAACGTGCTCTTCGGCGGCCGCTCGCCGGTCGACCACGCCGTGCGCGGCGGCACGATCGGTCTCTACGACGTCCGGCGTCTCCTCGATGCCCGTAGGGGCGGTTGGAATTGA
- a CDS encoding RES family NAD+ phosphorylase, translated as MSPPQDRDALADLESWTNDRIQNDLGERILLPRAELATGRNASIVNAAFCHPHPSGGRFTSGDLGGWYAAFDLDTAHAEVAFHWRGEFEEVGHASGRVEARDYLADFNAAFHDVRDRRRFRSAYGARSYVASQKLGLRLRSAGSNGIVYDSVRHPGHTCVVAFRPRLVLNVRQGSHFEYVWSGKKEPAIRRVTGRAS; from the coding sequence GTGAGTCCGCCGCAGGACCGCGACGCGCTCGCCGACCTCGAGAGCTGGACCAACGACCGCATTCAGAACGATCTGGGCGAACGCATCCTGCTGCCACGCGCCGAGCTCGCGACGGGACGCAATGCCAGCATCGTCAACGCCGCGTTCTGCCATCCCCACCCGTCCGGAGGGCGGTTCACCTCGGGCGACCTGGGGGGCTGGTACGCCGCCTTCGATCTAGACACCGCCCACGCCGAGGTGGCGTTCCATTGGCGTGGCGAGTTCGAAGAGGTCGGCCATGCGTCCGGGAGGGTCGAAGCCCGGGACTACCTCGCGGACTTCAACGCGGCCTTCCACGACGTGCGGGATCGCCGCCGGTTTCGCTCGGCATACGGTGCAAGGAGCTACGTGGCGTCGCAGAAACTGGGACTGCGACTCCGATCCGCCGGCTCCAACGGGATCGTCTATGACAGCGTCCGCCATCCCGGCCACACCTGCGTCGTCGCGTTCCGGCCGAGGCTCGTGCTCAACGTCCGGCAGGGTTCGCACTTCGAGTACGTGTGGAGCGGGAAGAAGGAGCCGGCGATCCGTCGGGTGACCGGCAGGGCGAGCTAG
- a CDS encoding nitroreductase family deazaflavin-dependent oxidoreductase has product MPDYSLFGDEHVRQYEATGGKVGHDWNGTSCLVLHTKGRKSGKTRKFALIYGRDGEDYVLVASKGGAPDNPGWYENLVANPEATIQVWDKLIPVTARTGSAADKKRVWPTMTKQWPGYDGYQAGTKRDIPVVLLTPRR; this is encoded by the coding sequence ATGCCTGACTACAGTCTGTTCGGCGACGAGCACGTGCGGCAGTACGAGGCGACCGGCGGGAAGGTCGGTCACGACTGGAACGGCACGAGCTGCCTCGTGCTCCACACCAAGGGCCGGAAGTCCGGGAAGACGCGGAAGTTCGCGCTCATCTACGGGCGCGACGGCGAGGACTACGTGCTGGTCGCGTCGAAGGGCGGGGCGCCCGACAACCCCGGCTGGTACGAGAACCTGGTCGCGAACCCGGAGGCGACCATCCAGGTGTGGGACAAGCTCATCCCGGTCACCGCGCGAACCGGCAGCGCCGCCGACAAGAAGCGCGTGTGGCCGACGATGACGAAGCAGTGGCCCGGCTACGACGGCTACCAGGCGGGAACCAAGCGCGACATCCCGGTGGTCCTCCTGACGCCGCGGCGCTGA